A stretch of Bombus huntii isolate Logan2020A chromosome 7, iyBomHunt1.1, whole genome shotgun sequence DNA encodes these proteins:
- the LOC126867536 gene encoding pancreatic triacylglycerol lipase-like, which translates to MTVLLYSSTIFYILVAPVILFNFTVCQTWNSGLQQRYDGYGVDWIFMPDGNDQPQVAVLRHTENDERGIFDSQVSYVLYTRSGPENGTQLYTNDTEGLHNSNFDPSRQTKFITHGWKSSAMNTGLVDMKEAYLKYNNYNVIMVDWQPLAASTFYLGPMRNTERVGRTSAEFIDFLVAETELKTENIHFIGHSLGAHVAGNTGSLITSGRLGRITGLDPALPGFHLLTSDKTRLDPTDAMFVDIIHSCGGVLGYLQPLGSVDFYPNGGTAVQPGCCCIPEIMEACSHGRARVYFTESIGSKTGFVASKCDTWDQFMQGSCNYSRTTLLGEHVDKMATGTYFLTTRSEPPYSNQMEITDNTI; encoded by the exons ATGACTGTATTACTATACTCTAGTActatattctatattctaGTTGCGcctgttattttatttaattttacggTTTGCCAAACATGGAACAGTGGTTTGCAACAAAGGTACGATGGATATGGGGTAGATTGGATTTTTATGCCTGATGGAAATGATCAGCCTCAAGTTGCGGTACTGAGACACACTGAAAATGATGAACGAGGCATTTTTGACTCACAAGTTTCTTACGTCCTTTATACTCG atCTGGTCCAGAAAATGGTACTCAATTATATACGAACGATACTGAAGGACTTCACAACTCTAATTTTGATCCGTCTCGccaaactaaatttataaCACATGGATGGAAATCAAGTGCAATGAATACTGGTCTCGTTGATATGAAAGAAG CGTATTTAAAGTATAACAATTATAACGTCATTATGGTTGATTGGCAACCTCTGGCTGCAAGTACATTCTACCTTGGACCAATGCGTAATACAGAAAGGGTGGGAAGAACATCTGCTGAATTTATCGACTTCTTAGTGGCAGAAACAGAACTTAAAACcgaaaatattcattttattg GGCATTCTCTTGGAGCGCATGTAGCTGGTAACACCGGAAGTTTAATAACTTCCGGACGCTTAGGAAGAATAACCGGCTTAGATCCCGCTTTGCCTGGATTTCATTTGCTTACATCGGATAAAACTCGATTAGATCCTACAGACGCGATGTTTGTCGATATTATTCATTCTTGTGGTGGAGTCTTAGGCTATTTGCAACCTTTAGGAAGCGTAGATTTCTACCCAAATGGAGGAACAGCTGTTCAGCCTGGTTGCTGTTGTATTCCAGAAATAATGG aGGCATGTAGTCATGGTCGAGCACGTGTATATTTTACCGAAAGTATTGGTTCTAAAACCGGGTTTGTGGCGAGTAAGTGTGATACATGGGATCAATTTATGCAAGGAAGTTGTAATTATTCCAGAACTACACTACTAGGAGAACATGTTGATAAAATGGCGACTGGAACCTATTTTCTCACAACAAGATCTGAACCTCCTTATTCTAATCAGATGGAAATAACTGATAAtacgatttaa
- the LOC126867525 gene encoding F-box only protein 22-like isoform X3, producing the protein MASLSAKRSYEDDDSTPNVKERKKHHTDLYLTYDDLRLVFKYLNWADLLNASMVCRSWLEVANDEKRTRGGPTTFMNIGRRYMSSIEKLRDKPAVGLVFKDCLCRVLPRSCEIVTLSTFGILMENAEMERALQKRVYAFLPEIPDVTMKVITVVSRNDYTQYYQQMKLAFFKDKTDRSKCLLLFCNQAGRTLAQRTARVLRICSGGVTPSVWGGVVKDLYVCNSKNIDHDERCFSYAFCVGIVIVGAIDSWSIVIDEDCNTKELVEQKLESFKNHVSLRKHSIGYMFACCERGTNMFDETDVESTIFKKLFPEVPLVGCFGDGEFGENTVPNYNFSLGEDYWYHERSTVFLIITYGQKLT; encoded by the exons ATGGCAAGTTTATCAGCAAAAAGAAGTTACGAAGACGATGATAGTACACCCAATGtcaaagagagaaaaaaacaTCATACTGATTTGTACTTAACCTATGATGATTTACGacttgtatttaaatatttgaattggGCAGATCTTTTGAATGCGTCAATGGTTTGCAG GTCATGGTTAGAAGTGGCAAACGATGAGAAACGAACTAGGGGAGGTCCTACCACTTTTATGAACATTGGTAGAAGATATATGTCATCTATAGAAAAATTACGGGACAAACCAGCAGTAGGATTAGTTTTTAAAG ATTGCCTTTGTCGAGTTCTTCCACGAAGTTGTGAAATTGTAACACTGTCCACATTTGGTATACTTATGGAAAATGCAGAAATGGAAAGAGCTCTTCAGAAAAGAGTATATGCATTTCTACCTGAAATACCTGATGTAACAATGAAAGTAATTACAGTTGTTTCACGAAATGATTATACACAGTATTATCAACAAATGAAACTAGCTTTTTTCAAAGATAAAACTGATAGATCTAAATGCCTTCTACTATTTTGTAATCAAGCAGGTCGTACCCTAGCACAGAGAACTGCAAGGGTATTACGAATATG TAGTGGAGGAGTTACACCTTCTGTATGGGGAGGAGTAGTCAAGGATTTATATGTGTGTAATTCAAAAAATATTGATCATGACGAGAGATGCTTTTCATATGCATTTTGTGTTGGAATTGTTATAGTTGGAGCAATAGATTCATGGTCTATAGTTATAGATGAAGATTGCAACACTAAAGAACTAGTTGAACAGAAGTTGGAATCATTTAAGAATCATGTTTCATTAAGAAAACATTCCATAGGTTACATGTTTGCGTGTTGTGAACGTGGAACAAATATGTTTGATGAAACGGATGTAGAATCTACTATATTCAAAAAGCTGTTTCCAGAGGTACCATTGGTAGGCTGTTTCGGTGACGGAGAATTTGGAGAAAATACGGTACCAAATT ATAATTTTAGCTTGGGAGAAGACTACTGGTACCATGAAAGGTCTactgtatttttaataattacatatgGCCAAAAGTTGACTTGA
- the LOC126867525 gene encoding F-box only protein 22-like isoform X4, whose translation MNIGRRYMSSIEKLRDKPAVGLVFKGIHKSSIRQDCLCRVLPRSCEIVTLSTFGILMENAEMERALQKRVYAFLPEIPDVTMKVITVVSRNDYTQYYQQMKLAFFKDKTDRSKCLLLFCNQAGRTLAQRTARVLRICSGGVTPSVWGGVVKDLYVCNSKNIDHDERCFSYAFCVGIVIVGAIDSWSIVIDEDCNTKELVEQKLESFKNHVSLRKHSIGYMFACCERGTNMFDETDVESTIFKKLFPEVPLVGCFGDGEFGENTVPNYNFSLGEDYWYHERSTVFLIITYGQKLT comes from the exons ATGAACATTGGTAGAAGATATATGTCATCTATAGAAAAATTACGGGACAAACCAGCAGTAGGATTAGTTTTTAAAGGTATACATAAATCAAGCATTAGGCAAg ATTGCCTTTGTCGAGTTCTTCCACGAAGTTGTGAAATTGTAACACTGTCCACATTTGGTATACTTATGGAAAATGCAGAAATGGAAAGAGCTCTTCAGAAAAGAGTATATGCATTTCTACCTGAAATACCTGATGTAACAATGAAAGTAATTACAGTTGTTTCACGAAATGATTATACACAGTATTATCAACAAATGAAACTAGCTTTTTTCAAAGATAAAACTGATAGATCTAAATGCCTTCTACTATTTTGTAATCAAGCAGGTCGTACCCTAGCACAGAGAACTGCAAGGGTATTACGAATATG TAGTGGAGGAGTTACACCTTCTGTATGGGGAGGAGTAGTCAAGGATTTATATGTGTGTAATTCAAAAAATATTGATCATGACGAGAGATGCTTTTCATATGCATTTTGTGTTGGAATTGTTATAGTTGGAGCAATAGATTCATGGTCTATAGTTATAGATGAAGATTGCAACACTAAAGAACTAGTTGAACAGAAGTTGGAATCATTTAAGAATCATGTTTCATTAAGAAAACATTCCATAGGTTACATGTTTGCGTGTTGTGAACGTGGAACAAATATGTTTGATGAAACGGATGTAGAATCTACTATATTCAAAAAGCTGTTTCCAGAGGTACCATTGGTAGGCTGTTTCGGTGACGGAGAATTTGGAGAAAATACGGTACCAAATT ATAATTTTAGCTTGGGAGAAGACTACTGGTACCATGAAAGGTCTactgtatttttaataattacatatgGCCAAAAGTTGACTTGA
- the LOC126867525 gene encoding F-box only protein 22-like isoform X2, protein MASLSAKRSYEDDDSTPNVKERKKHHTDLYLTYDDLRLVFKYLNWADLLNASMVCRSWLEVANDEKRTRGGPTTFMNIGRRYMSSIEKLRDKPAVGLVFKGIHKSSIRQDCLCRVLPRSCEIVTLSTFGILMENAEMERALQKRVYAFLPEIPDVTMKVITVVSRNDYTQYYQQMKLAFFKDKTDRSKCLLLFCNQAGRTLAQRTARVLRICGGVTPSVWGGVVKDLYVCNSKNIDHDERCFSYAFCVGIVIVGAIDSWSIVIDEDCNTKELVEQKLESFKNHVSLRKHSIGYMFACCERGTNMFDETDVESTIFKKLFPEVPLVGCFGDGEFGENTVPNYNFSLGEDYWYHERSTVFLIITYGQKLT, encoded by the exons ATGGCAAGTTTATCAGCAAAAAGAAGTTACGAAGACGATGATAGTACACCCAATGtcaaagagagaaaaaaacaTCATACTGATTTGTACTTAACCTATGATGATTTACGacttgtatttaaatatttgaattggGCAGATCTTTTGAATGCGTCAATGGTTTGCAG GTCATGGTTAGAAGTGGCAAACGATGAGAAACGAACTAGGGGAGGTCCTACCACTTTTATGAACATTGGTAGAAGATATATGTCATCTATAGAAAAATTACGGGACAAACCAGCAGTAGGATTAGTTTTTAAAGGTATACATAAATCAAGCATTAGGCAAg ATTGCCTTTGTCGAGTTCTTCCACGAAGTTGTGAAATTGTAACACTGTCCACATTTGGTATACTTATGGAAAATGCAGAAATGGAAAGAGCTCTTCAGAAAAGAGTATATGCATTTCTACCTGAAATACCTGATGTAACAATGAAAGTAATTACAGTTGTTTCACGAAATGATTATACACAGTATTATCAACAAATGAAACTAGCTTTTTTCAAAGATAAAACTGATAGATCTAAATGCCTTCTACTATTTTGTAATCAAGCAGGTCGTACCCTAGCACAGAGAACTGCAAGGGTATTACGAATATG TGGAGGAGTTACACCTTCTGTATGGGGAGGAGTAGTCAAGGATTTATATGTGTGTAATTCAAAAAATATTGATCATGACGAGAGATGCTTTTCATATGCATTTTGTGTTGGAATTGTTATAGTTGGAGCAATAGATTCATGGTCTATAGTTATAGATGAAGATTGCAACACTAAAGAACTAGTTGAACAGAAGTTGGAATCATTTAAGAATCATGTTTCATTAAGAAAACATTCCATAGGTTACATGTTTGCGTGTTGTGAACGTGGAACAAATATGTTTGATGAAACGGATGTAGAATCTACTATATTCAAAAAGCTGTTTCCAGAGGTACCATTGGTAGGCTGTTTCGGTGACGGAGAATTTGGAGAAAATACGGTACCAAATT ATAATTTTAGCTTGGGAGAAGACTACTGGTACCATGAAAGGTCTactgtatttttaataattacatatgGCCAAAAGTTGACTTGA
- the LOC126867525 gene encoding F-box only protein 22-like isoform X1 — protein MASLSAKRSYEDDDSTPNVKERKKHHTDLYLTYDDLRLVFKYLNWADLLNASMVCRSWLEVANDEKRTRGGPTTFMNIGRRYMSSIEKLRDKPAVGLVFKGIHKSSIRQDCLCRVLPRSCEIVTLSTFGILMENAEMERALQKRVYAFLPEIPDVTMKVITVVSRNDYTQYYQQMKLAFFKDKTDRSKCLLLFCNQAGRTLAQRTARVLRICSGGVTPSVWGGVVKDLYVCNSKNIDHDERCFSYAFCVGIVIVGAIDSWSIVIDEDCNTKELVEQKLESFKNHVSLRKHSIGYMFACCERGTNMFDETDVESTIFKKLFPEVPLVGCFGDGEFGENTVPNYNFSLGEDYWYHERSTVFLIITYGQKLT, from the exons ATGGCAAGTTTATCAGCAAAAAGAAGTTACGAAGACGATGATAGTACACCCAATGtcaaagagagaaaaaaacaTCATACTGATTTGTACTTAACCTATGATGATTTACGacttgtatttaaatatttgaattggGCAGATCTTTTGAATGCGTCAATGGTTTGCAG GTCATGGTTAGAAGTGGCAAACGATGAGAAACGAACTAGGGGAGGTCCTACCACTTTTATGAACATTGGTAGAAGATATATGTCATCTATAGAAAAATTACGGGACAAACCAGCAGTAGGATTAGTTTTTAAAGGTATACATAAATCAAGCATTAGGCAAg ATTGCCTTTGTCGAGTTCTTCCACGAAGTTGTGAAATTGTAACACTGTCCACATTTGGTATACTTATGGAAAATGCAGAAATGGAAAGAGCTCTTCAGAAAAGAGTATATGCATTTCTACCTGAAATACCTGATGTAACAATGAAAGTAATTACAGTTGTTTCACGAAATGATTATACACAGTATTATCAACAAATGAAACTAGCTTTTTTCAAAGATAAAACTGATAGATCTAAATGCCTTCTACTATTTTGTAATCAAGCAGGTCGTACCCTAGCACAGAGAACTGCAAGGGTATTACGAATATG TAGTGGAGGAGTTACACCTTCTGTATGGGGAGGAGTAGTCAAGGATTTATATGTGTGTAATTCAAAAAATATTGATCATGACGAGAGATGCTTTTCATATGCATTTTGTGTTGGAATTGTTATAGTTGGAGCAATAGATTCATGGTCTATAGTTATAGATGAAGATTGCAACACTAAAGAACTAGTTGAACAGAAGTTGGAATCATTTAAGAATCATGTTTCATTAAGAAAACATTCCATAGGTTACATGTTTGCGTGTTGTGAACGTGGAACAAATATGTTTGATGAAACGGATGTAGAATCTACTATATTCAAAAAGCTGTTTCCAGAGGTACCATTGGTAGGCTGTTTCGGTGACGGAGAATTTGGAGAAAATACGGTACCAAATT ATAATTTTAGCTTGGGAGAAGACTACTGGTACCATGAAAGGTCTactgtatttttaataattacatatgGCCAAAAGTTGACTTGA
- the LOC126867511 gene encoding zinc finger protein 665-like: MEIENKTTISSNDCGNVCRVCLATNQNNQCIFDSKRSDSINESTIDLSEKLRLCSGVEVLENDGLPSTICAKCILKINDAHELRRQCQQSDIQLRELYGKVEKIYNINLCKTTKDKYSQTDYSFTSDLIKIEADSFSAMGYNPYPMVMLNSSTKDIKDHEVINESKYAEDKESTSNLNKQNTYIKCKQTEYERSVTGREVYRTRRMTMFKRVTSIENLKNHKERQRQYIKKNTAVKWDDDAADIKKTDSQCSYSCPKCTRCYSSKRSLDRHILTHDEKKFTCDKCNKHFFQLDKLIQHNKLHIVKEKPKPVLCKICNRNFRKTDTMVRHLNVHKRTNPKEVLSILKEIRDKRKLETITEPGKKEVENNKDKKETEEEFATNENNTLSVLKNRTLESKDKKCNSDSLSTELLISTENFDSFDHETLYRCNYCTKRYANEKSLQKHLQIHIEKRFVCNVCNMKFFRQDRLNSHKNRYGHNENSALEVQKPSDDKSAIKLINSWIREELDSDNEEKGFPCKICGKSYDTKKSLLKHQLSTHNTEGENCTTCGKMCACDEKEKNQHKSNERLKPYRCGECNKSFEKEVKLQKHIRIHERAKEQQDVNFKRFLCHICSKTFRQNTGLMFHMRTHTGYKPHVCKYCGRGFTSNSNCINHERTHTGDRPFVCHFCSAAFAKSCTLKAHITTHTGEANYHCKTCGKSFRRLKYLKEHKFTHTGEKPYACKICGTAYSHSGSLFVHEKKCKAQYNSYQSNSTQNMQSYCESETSSPTSIITVLPQVYLNNTNAINTQSSKTYMDNIQKINSQNIANINAVNTSDLHIHSNSEISDVSLAVKSFALIGQMFQS, encoded by the exons ATggaaatcgaaaataaaacaacaatTTCATCAAATGATTGTGGTAATGTTTGCCGTGTTTGTCTTGCAACAAATCAAAATAATCAATGCATTTTCGATAGTAAACGAAGTGATTCAATTAATGAAAGTACAATTGATTTGTCTGAAAAACTTCGTTTGTGCAGTGGTGTGGAG GTACTGGAAAATGATGGTTTACCTTCCACTATTTGCGCGAAATGTATATTAAAGATCAATGATGCCCATGAATTAAGAAGGCAATGCCAGCAATCCGATATCCAATTAAGAGAATTGTATGGTAAagtggaaaaaatatataatatcaatTTATGTAAAACTACAAAA GATAAATATTCCCAGACTGATTATTCATTTACTTCTGATTTAATCAAAATTGAAGCTGATTCATTTTCTGCAATGGGTTATAATCCTTATCCAATGGTAATGCTTAATTCTAGTACTAAAGACATAAAAGATCATGAAGTAATTAATGAATCAAAGTATGCAGAAGATAAAGAATCCACTAGTAacttaaataaacaaaatacctACATTAAATGTAAACAAACAGAATATGAGAGAAGTGTTACAGGAAGAGAAGTTTATCGAACAAGAAGAATGACCATGTTTAAAAGAGTAACatctatagaaaatttaaaaaatcataaagaaAGACAGAgacaatatataaaaaagaatacaGCTGTTAAGTGGGATGATGATGCAGCAGATATTAAAAAGACAGATTCTCAATGTTCTTATAGTTGCCCAAAATGTACCAGGTGCTATTCCAGCAAAAGATCTTTGGATAGACATATATTAACTCATGATGAAAAGAAATTCACATGTGATAAATGTaacaaacatttttttcaacTTGATAAATTGATACAACATAATAAACTACATATTGTTAAAGAAAAACCTAAACCAGTATTgtgtaaaatatgtaatagGAATTTTAGGAAAACTGATACTATGGTAAGACATTTAAATGTTCATAAAAGAACTAATCCAAAGGAGGTCCTTTCTATTCTGAAAGAAATtagagataaaagaaaattggaaaccataactgaaccaggaaaaaaagaagttgaaaataataaagataaaaaagaaacagaggaagaatttgcaacaaatgaaaataatacttTAAGTGTCCTAAAAAATAGGACTTTAGAATCTAAAGATAAAAAGTGTAATTCTGACTCATTATCTACTGAACTACTGATATCTACTGAAAATTTTGATTCTTTCGATCATGAGACACTTTATCGATGTAACTACTGTACCAAGCGTTATGCGAACGAAAAATCTCTTCAAAAACATTTACAGATTCATATTGAAAAAAGATTTGTTTGCAATGTATGTAATATGAAATTCTTTCGCCAAGATAGATTAAATAGTCATAAAAATCGATATGGACATAATGAAAATTCAGCATTAGAAGTGCAAAAACCAAGTGACGATAAGTCAgccattaaattaataaacagTTGGATTCGAGAGGAGCTTGATTCAGATAACGAGGAAAAGGGTTTTCCTTGTAAAATTTGTGGAAAATCATACGATACAAAAAAATCCTTACTAAAGCATCAATTAAGTACGCATAATACAGAAGGAGAAAACTGCACAACGTGCGGTAAGATGTGTGCCTGTGACGAGAAGGAGAAGAATCAACATAAATCAAACGAAAGATTAAAACCATATCGATGCGGAGAATGTAATAAATCCTTTGAAAAGGAAGTTAAATTACAAAAACATATAAGAATCCACGAGCGCGCTAAGGAACAGCAAGATGTaaattttaaacgatttttATGTCACATATGTAGCAAAACCTTTAGACAAAATACAGGTCTCATGTTCCATATGAGGACGCATACGGGATATAAACCTCATGTTTGTAAATATTGTGGAAGAGGATTCACTTCAAATTCTAATTGCATCAATCATGAAAGAACTCATACTGGTGATAGACCATTCGTTTGTCATTTTTGTAGTGCTGCTTTTGCTAAATCATGTACGCTTAAAGCACACATTACAACACATACTGGAGAAGCAAATTATCATTGTAAAACTTGCGGTAAATCGTTTAGGCGACTAAAGTACTTAAAAGAACACAAATTTACGCATACGGGGGAAAAACCATATGCTTGTAAGATTTGTGGCACTGCATATAGCCATTCTGGTAGTTTATTCGTACATGAGAAAAAGTGTAAAGCGCAATATAACAGTTATCAATCCAATTCGACACAAAATATGCAAAGCTATTGCGAATCGGAAACGTCTTCACCAACCTCTATCATTACCGTTTTACCGCAAgtttatttgaataatacTAATGCGATAAATACACAAAGTAGCAAAACCTACATGGACAATattcaaaaaataaattctcaGAATATTGCTAACATAAATGCTGTTAATACATCAGATTTACATATTCACTCGAATTCCGAAATTTCTGATGTTTCTCTAGCTGTTAAAAGCTTCGCTCTTATCGGACAAATGTTTCAATCGTAG
- the LOC126867523 gene encoding sphingosine-1-phosphate phosphatase 1-like has protein sequence MWSEILEYLKDASLVAKIQNCFGVKIHYNETLKEHYKENLCPEIHGTNCRNIKRNVNSYQLKFGEAKENGYITTEKRSICGVKTNICTSEKYEPSIALNWNYTITNYFWYYLFFFGTELGDEIFYSTFIPFWFWNIDGAVGRRVVLVWAIIMTTGQILKDVICWARPACPPAVRLQIKWSEEYGMPSTHAMIGISIPFSVVLFTINRYLYPVSIGWTIATLWCTLVCMSRLYLGMHTVLDILAGLMLAVALMIPLVPLVDYTDYYILSNIWALAILIVTSIAVIVYYPCSKKWTPTRGDTTMVVSVTTGVHLGAWLNYNTGAMIAPTKSPPYDIIWPTYPMFGCMILRTILGFSGILVTRAVCKSFCYKIMCAILRINSEDLMKSQNYSEDNNKVLVDLVHKYVTCFMIGVNTVYLLPNVFSIIGIERPTFYTEI, from the exons ATGTGGTCAgaaattttagaatatttaaaagatgCGTCTTTAGTggcaaaaatacaaaattgttTTGGTGtcaaaatacattataatgaaACTTTGAAAGAACATTATAAAGAAAATCTCTGTCCTGAAATCCATGGTACTAATTGTCGAAATATTAAACGCAATGTGAATAGTTACCAATTAAAATTTGGAGAAGCGAAAGAAAATGGTTATATTACAACGGAAAAAAGATCTATTTGTGGtgtaaaaacaaatatatgtaCGAGTGAGAAATACGAACCATCGATCGCCCTCAATTGGAATTATACTATAACAAActatttttggtattatttatttttttttggaaCAGAATTAGgggatgaaatattttattctacatttatACCTTTCTGGTTTTGGAATATCGATGGTGCAGTGGGTAGAAGGGTTGTTTTAGTATGGGCTATTATCATGACAACGG gtcaaatattaaaagatgTTATATGTTGGGCAAGACCTGCATGTCCTCCAGCAGTTCGATTGCAAATAAAATGGTCAGAAGAATATGGAATGCCATCTACTCATGCTATGATTGGTATATCGATTCCATTCAGTGTagtattatttacaataaataggTATCTCTACCCCGTTTCTATTGGTTGGACAATTGCAACATTGTG gtGTACACTTGTGTGTATGAGTAGATTATATCTGGGTATGCACACAGTATTAGACATTCTAGCAGGCTTAATGTTGGCCGTTGCATTAATGATTCCATTAGTACCTTTAGTGGACTACACAGATTATTATATTCTCTCAAACATTTGGGCTTTGGCAATTTTAATTGTTACTAGTATAGCTGTTATAGTTTACTACCCATGCAGCAAGAAATGGACACCAACCAg AGGTGATACAACTATGGTGGTATCTGTTACCACCGGGGTTCATTTAGGAGCATGGCTTAACTACAATACTGGAGCTATGATAGCTCCTACAAAATCACCACCATATGATATTATATGGCCAACTTACCCAATGTTTGGTTGCATGATACTTAGAACAATACTTGGATTTTCCGGTATTCTTGTAACAAGGGCTGTTTGCAAATCcttttgttataaaataatgtgTGCCATATTAAGAATTAATTCTGAGGACCTCATGAAAAGTCAAAATTATTCAGAAGATAACAATAAGGTTCTTGTTGATCTAGTCCACAAATATGTGACTTGTTTTATGATAGGTGTAAATACAGTGTATCTCTTGCCAAATGTGTTTTCTATAATTGGAATCGAACGACCGACATTTTACACGGAAATATAA
- the LOC126867528 gene encoding PIH1 domain-containing protein 1-like, whose protein sequence is MNNTTFLDIDDTILTKNLILPDNDTLIKQSDSKPFFIIQPTPGICIKTRTDGGEKVFLNICTSDKIPPPDDISDAKLFEILSQESPEFVVLMSIGCERFETDKGGSPCLTYDIVINTTYFEKCQKSKNFLLFTISVIIDGVSNKFNRTLNTEDYVILKNRKVMGKLQQHRIEDRKPRTHTQIQKQLIEEIKIPTKDIHEKENKSKLENISSDTVVGLNQNYVLLKHLKGTSIHLIGVFQIPKGITRKEVDVLLDQDRIVITIDKTGLVYDLSVPYIINIPYVKCILDNNLRVLRLDMPVERVLENIQTS, encoded by the exons atGAATAACACAACATTCTTGGATATAGATGATACAATATTAACAAAAAACCTAATATTACCT GATAATGATACACTGATAAAACAATCTGATTCTAAACCTTTCTTTATTATCCAACCTACACCAG gtatatgtataaaaacaAGAACTGATGGTGGAGAAAAAGTATTCTTAAACATATGTACATCTGATAAAATACCACCACCTGATGATATATCGGACGCAaaactttttgaaatattGTCACAAGAAAGTCCAGAATTTGTAGTACTTATGAGTATTGGATGTGAAAGATTTGAAACTGATAAAG GTGGATCTCCTTGTTTGACATATGATATCGTTATTAATACaacatattttgaaaaatgtcaaaaaagcaaaaactttttattattcacAATATCAGTTATAATAGATGGTGTATCGAACAAATTTAACAGAACATTAAATACAGAAGATTATGTGATtcttaaaaatagaaaa GTAATGGGAAAATTACAACAGCACAGGATTGAAGATCGTAAGCCACGAACTCACACACAAATCCAGAAACAATTAATTGaggaaattaaaattcctactaAAGACATtcatgaaaaagaaaataaaagtaaattagaaaatatttcttcagATACTGTAGTTGGTTTAAATCAAAATTATGTATTACTGAAACATTTAAAAGGAACATCTATACATTTGATTGGCGTATTCCAAATACCTAAAGGG ATTACTAGAAAAGAGGTAGATGTACTTCTTGACCAAGATCGTATTGTAATTACTATTGATAAAACTGGTCTCGTATATGATTTATCAGTTCCATACATCATAAATATACCATATGTGAAATGTATTTTAGATAATAATCTCAGG GTATTAAGGTTAGATATGCCTGTGGAAAGagttttagaaaatattcaaacaagttaa